The nucleotide sequence TGCTGGGGCTTCATTGTCCTATGAGAGCAAGTCCCTTGAAATGGGAATGATATCCATTCGCCCCAATCCGGCCAATGGCCGCATCACGGTACAGGCTGCATCTATTCCGTCTACAGACTTGGTCTGGCAGATCATGGATGTGTCGGGCCGTCTGGTCTTGGAAGGAAATTGGATGGCATCCAAGTCGGATCAGTTGGAGATATCTCTGGATAGATTATCGCCAGGGACCTATCAACTCAGCGTAATAGGAACACAATACTTCGGCTCGGAGCGATTTGTGATCGACCGATGAATGAACTGAATTAGAGGACTGAGAAGCCCTATTCTCCATATGAATAGGGCTTTTCTATCCAGAAAACCTAAAAGAAATTGCATCGGGATTCCTCGATTTGAACGAATTGAACTCCTACATGCAGAGTTATAGTAAAGTATACATTAAGTGCTTCAGGTACTTTCGCTCCGTTTGAATTTTCACTAAACTGCATTTTAATCTTTCAGCTTATGCATAGAACCGTAGTTCGATTCGTACTGACCATGACCATACTTTGTTCCGGATGGGGTATCCAAGCCCAATCGGAATCGCATAGGCCTGCCGATAAGGTAAGTGCCTTGCAAACAACCAACGATTTTGTAAGTGCAGACATCTTTATCGAGCAGCCCGATCGTAGTTCTCAGGATATACCAGAGAACATCAACGATTATCATCTCTTCGATATCGATGCTTCTGCTTTCCAGCAAATGCGTTCGGAATCTCCTCAAGGTCTGAGTCTCGAACTTCGTTCAGCCGATAGAGATATGACATTGGACCTTGTCCAAGTGGATATCTACAAAGCCGGATTCACAATCACCGATGGAAACGGGACCCGCTTGGCTCTAGACTCCGATCAAATGGCCATTCATTATCAAGGAGTGGTTCAAGGAGAAGAGGGCTCCCTAGTTGCACTTTCTGTTCTCCCGGACAATGAAGTGAGCGGCCTGATCTCCATTCCAGGTGAGAATGGGAATCTAGTCCTCGGTCAACTGGAAAGCTCGACCACACATATTCTCTACAATGACTCTCAAATAAGAACAGATTTCGATTTCATATGCCAATCAGTGGACGAGCAGATGGAGGCCGATGCGCCTAAATACATGGACCAACATAGGTCCACCGTCAATTGCGCAGGGATACATATCGATCTCGGAAATGATGTATATGTGCAAAAAGGAGGGACCTCTCAGGCTACGAACTACATTACTGGCCTCTTCAATCAAGTGGTGACGCTCTATGCCAACGATGATATAGCCGTGGCCATGGCCGGTCTCACCGTGTGGACCTCTTCAGAGCCATTCTCGGATTTGAATTCGTATGGGAACTATCGCAATAACAATAGCGTCTACGGTGATCTAAATGCCTATGTCAACTACGCCTTTGGTGGTGGTATCGCCTGGGTAGGTGGTCTTTGTGGCAACAAGTACTCTGTATCTGGTATCACCTCTTCGTACAACAGTGTGCCAAGTTACTCCTGGTCGGTAGAGGTATTGACCCATGAGCTGGGGCACAATCTCGGATCTCCACATACCCATGCCTGCTCATGGAACGGGAACAACACCGCTATCGATGGTTGCGGGCCCGCTGCGGGTTATGATGAAGGTTGTGACGCCTCTTTGCCCAATTCTGGAACGATCATGAGCTACTGCCATCTGGTCTCTGGAGTGGGGATCAACTTCAGCAATGGATTCGGTAGCCAACCAGCCGCACGTATCGCCAATTATCTGGATACTTCACCATGTGCGAATAGTTGTGTAACGCCTACTTGCGATGATGGAGTACAGAATGGAGGCGAGTCTGGTGTGGATTGCGGTGGGCCGGATTGCCCTGAATGCCCACCTTGTCCAGATAATGAGGTGACTTTGACAATTGTATTCGACCAATATGCTGGTGAAACGACATTCGAGGTACTCGATGCGACCGGAGCTCAGGTAGCTGCAGGCGGACCATTCAATGGTCAATCGAGTGGCTCTTCATTGGATTTCATCTTCTGCCTTCCCGATGGATGTTATGATCTGGTGATGCAAGATTCTTATGGAGATGGTATCTGCTGTGGTTACGGCAATGGATCTTATGTCATGGTCGATTCGGAAAGCAACATCCTCGCAAGTGGTGGAAGCTTTACCTTCACTGAGAGTACCACATTCTGCCTACAAGGAGATGCTCCTGAGACATGTGGACCAGCCTTCGATAATGCCCCTGTCGACCTGACCAAATCCTATGACCCGGTCAACGGGGTGCAGGACCGAGTACAAGTGAAATGGTTCAAGGCCAGCCCACAGATCAAATACTCGAGCGTGGATAGTGCAGCTTGCGATATCAAGTTCTGGAAGAAGCGATTCTTGGATCCAGAAACAGGGAATGTCTACGGAGACCCTATTCAGAATCCAGACACCATCACGTTGGAACAAGTGCAGAAGAATAACAACAACCCCCTCTTCAAATGGCCGATCAAGTATGAAGCTGAAGGGGCCAATAATGCCAAGCGTGCCGAACCGAATTTCCGCTATGAGTGGAAAGTGCGTTGTGCCTGTAAGAAAGGGGACGGTCCCTATACCCCATGGAGTGCGACCAAGATATTCAACACCCCTGATTTCGACCCAGTAACAGGAATCTACGGAGGAGCCATCATATGGGATGAAGAAAGCAATGAGGTAAAATCACTTGATACGGACCTGAGGGTGGATGTCCATCCCAATCCAACTCAAGGACTCTTGAATGTCAACTTCAAGACCCGAAAAGGAGAGAACTCACAGATACTTGTCTTCGATATGCTTGGGAATCTGGTCCTAATGGATCAGGTTCTAGGAAGCGGAACTCTAATGCAAGTGAAATTGGATATGGGACCCTTGACTCCCGGAAACTATATCCTGCAGGTCAGTAATGCCTTGCAGATATCCACATCACGCATCACGTTGGACCGTTAATGCATTGAAGGTGTTTAGGTGAAGAGACCCGGGCTGAAAAGTCCGGGTTTTCTTTTTATCCATCCACCCGTTCCCAGATCTGGTCAGCATTCAAACGGAAAGAACCGATCAACTCCCGGTTCCATGTCTCGGGAGGAATCATCGAGAGGAATAGTTCACCTTGATTATCCGTATACAGGTGATAGGTCTCTCCCAAGACCGGCTCAAAACTCACCTTGGCCCGATAGACTATCTCATTCCATGAGTAGAGCGTTTTCATCTCCTCGAATTGCTGTTTGATCTCATCGTATCGAGTCTTGAGATGGTGTGAGATCTTGGTCGCACCGGTCTTTTTCCAAAGGGTCAGATCGTTCGGCTCGATACTCGGAGCACCTTGATCGGTCGCATAGGGAAGTATACTGGCATTGTAGGTACCGCTTTCTTCATCATAGACTACCTGGTCAGGGCGCTTCTCTTCCTTTCGAAATTGGGGCATCTCGGATTCTCGTGCATAAGGATACTTGGCCATCAGATGGGCACGATGATAACTGTCCAATCCTGAGATGGCCACCGTGCCTGATAGGACCAGATCCAGAGAGCCATCCTTCGTAATATTATCAGCAGGACAGTGGATGTGCTGGATCTTTCCTACTACCAGCTTCGTATCATTGGCCGGGATGTCGATCACCTCTACGAGTTCCATTCCCAGTTTCACACGGGCTTCTTTTACATAGGGAATGGGGAAGTCCTCCAGATATTCTTCAATTAGTCCGCAGGCATCGAATTCCGATACCTCCCGATCGAATTTGGCAGAGGTGTAGTGTGCCTTCTCGGTGAAAGAATGGTGTACATGATTGATCGTATAGTTCTTGGTCTCCAAGATATTCTCCAAGCTATGGCGCTCCACACTCACCGGGCGGGTGATGAAGCCGAGCAAGGCAGGAGAGGAGCCCAGATGGATGACCGAAGAGAAGATGGCCAGATTGCTGTTTCCTTCCTTATCCTTGGTCGCTATCAGATTGGCGGATTTGAAACCGTTGATCGAGTTGATGAATTGTATCCGTTCGATACGATCCATCGCTTCGATATCCTGCTGGTCGAAATGCTTCATCTCCATGGGGCCTCAAGTTTAAAGAATAAGACAGACCTGAGGCCCAAAGTGCACCCATGCTTACTCGCTTTCTCCGCCTTTGGAGAGGGCGTACCAATCCACTTTACGTGAGAGGTACATGACCAAGGCCAGCACCAGGAAGAGACCGATACTACCGATGAGCAAGGCATAATCCTGTAGTTGAAGCGTGGTGAATATGAATCCGTACATCAATGCCAGCACCGCCATGAGTATAGCCGTCATCTTGAATTGCTTGAAGATGGCCTGGAAGTACATCGCGATCAAGGCCGTAACAGCCACACTACTTATCAGATAAGAAGGATTGAAGCCTATATGTTCGCTCAGGGCTATGAGCAGAGTATAGAATACGATCAATGCCAGGCCTACCAGAATGAACTGGATTGGATGCACCTTTTTCCCGCTGCGTATCTCCAAGAAGAAGAAGATCAAGAAGGTAAAGGCGATCATCATGAGGGCATATTTTACACTGCGAGTGGATTTTTGATAGTCATCTACAGGGGTGATCAGTGACACCCCGAATTCAGAACCGAGGATGCGGTGCTCATCATCTTTCCATTGCTGGGGGTAGTTCCTGTTGAGGCTCAGTATTTTCCAATGTGCCGTGAAACCATCTGCAGATATTTCACGCTCATCGGGTAAAAAGGCTCCCACGAAACCAGGATGCGGATAGGCGCTCGATAATGCGAATTCGGTAGTCTTGCCTAAAGGGTAGAGGTGGAGGAGTTCCGAACCGTTCAAGTCAATAGTCAATTGGAAGCTATGTTCTCCCGAGCTGCTATCGGCCTCCATGGGAACACGGGTGCTCACTCCAGAAGCCACCAGATCCCGATTATCCGTTCCTGGACTCAGGGTGTGTTCGGTATCGTTCCATCGGATATCGAGCTGATCCTGAATCCCACGCATATCCGTGATACCCAGCGATACATAGGCTTCTTCCCAGAGGATGTCCTCAGTTGCTATCTTCCACTCCTCAAAGCTGGGATGCGTGAAATTCCCTGAGAAGTCCAATTGGGAATTGTACACGACTGACTCGAAGAGGGAGATGTTACGTACCGAGGTCTTCAAGTCTCCTTCTACATACAGTGATTCAGGTAAGAAGTGCGCCTGATGACGCAATGTGATCACCTCGTCATCCTTGGTGATGGTGTGTTCAAGATAAGGTATGGTGAGTATCGGCCCGGTGATGGTCTGAGACAGTCCCCACCCATTGTTGATCGTATGTATGACCTCGGACTTGCGGTAGCTACGCTCTCTGATGA is from Flavobacteriales bacterium and encodes:
- a CDS encoding T9SS type A sorting domain-containing protein, which translates into the protein AGASLSYESKSLEMGMISIRPNPANGRITVQAASIPSTDLVWQIMDVSGRLVLEGNWMASKSDQLEISLDRLSPGTYQLSVIGTQYFGSERFVIDR
- a CDS encoding T9SS type A sorting domain-containing protein, with product MHRTVVRFVLTMTILCSGWGIQAQSESHRPADKVSALQTTNDFVSADIFIEQPDRSSQDIPENINDYHLFDIDASAFQQMRSESPQGLSLELRSADRDMTLDLVQVDIYKAGFTITDGNGTRLALDSDQMAIHYQGVVQGEEGSLVALSVLPDNEVSGLISIPGENGNLVLGQLESSTTHILYNDSQIRTDFDFICQSVDEQMEADAPKYMDQHRSTVNCAGIHIDLGNDVYVQKGGTSQATNYITGLFNQVVTLYANDDIAVAMAGLTVWTSSEPFSDLNSYGNYRNNNSVYGDLNAYVNYAFGGGIAWVGGLCGNKYSVSGITSSYNSVPSYSWSVEVLTHELGHNLGSPHTHACSWNGNNTAIDGCGPAAGYDEGCDASLPNSGTIMSYCHLVSGVGINFSNGFGSQPAARIANYLDTSPCANSCVTPTCDDGVQNGGESGVDCGGPDCPECPPCPDNEVTLTIVFDQYAGETTFEVLDATGAQVAAGGPFNGQSSGSSLDFIFCLPDGCYDLVMQDSYGDGICCGYGNGSYVMVDSESNILASGGSFTFTESTTFCLQGDAPETCGPAFDNAPVDLTKSYDPVNGVQDRVQVKWFKASPQIKYSSVDSAACDIKFWKKRFLDPETGNVYGDPIQNPDTITLEQVQKNNNNPLFKWPIKYEAEGANNAKRAEPNFRYEWKVRCACKKGDGPYTPWSATKIFNTPDFDPVTGIYGGAIIWDEESNEVKSLDTDLRVDVHPNPTQGLLNVNFKTRKGENSQILVFDMLGNLVLMDQVLGSGTLMQVKLDMGPLTPGNYILQVSNALQISTSRITLDR
- a CDS encoding DUF2452 domain-containing protein, translating into MEMKHFDQQDIEAMDRIERIQFINSINGFKSANLIATKDKEGNSNLAIFSSVIHLGSSPALLGFITRPVSVERHSLENILETKNYTINHVHHSFTEKAHYTSAKFDREVSEFDACGLIEEYLEDFPIPYVKEARVKLGMELVEVIDIPANDTKLVVGKIQHIHCPADNITKDGSLDLVLSGTVAISGLDSYHRAHLMAKYPYARESEMPQFRKEEKRPDQVVYDEESGTYNASILPYATDQGAPSIEPNDLTLWKKTGATKISHHLKTRYDEIKQQFEEMKTLYSWNEIVYRAKVSFEPVLGETYHLYTDNQGELFLSMIPPETWNRELIGSFRLNADQIWERVDG
- the creD gene encoding cell envelope integrity protein CreD, which translates into the protein MDSNHPEGSTFFERLNARMQSSISVRLFFIAILSLILLIPAAMVEDLIRERSYRKSEVIHTINNGWGLSQTITGPILTIPYLEHTITKDDEVITLRHQAHFLPESLYVEGDLKTSVRNISLFESVVYNSQLDFSGNFTHPSFEEWKIATEDILWEEAYVSLGITDMRGIQDQLDIRWNDTEHTLSPGTDNRDLVASGVSTRVPMEADSSSGEHSFQLTIDLNGSELLHLYPLGKTTEFALSSAYPHPGFVGAFLPDEREISADGFTAHWKILSLNRNYPQQWKDDEHRILGSEFGVSLITPVDDYQKSTRSVKYALMMIAFTFLIFFFLEIRSGKKVHPIQFILVGLALIVFYTLLIALSEHIGFNPSYLISSVAVTALIAMYFQAIFKQFKMTAILMAVLALMYGFIFTTLQLQDYALLIGSIGLFLVLALVMYLSRKVDWYALSKGGESE